The Pararhizobium sp. IMCC21322 sequence ACCGCCGACAAGGACACCATTGAACTTGATTGGAAGACCACCGGCCTGAATAACCAGGCGCGTGTCCATGTAACGCAAACCATCGTTCTGCGGATTGCCGCCGATAAAACCGGCGAGACCCGCTGTATCACGCCCCATGCTGGCTGAAGTGAATGCTTTGCCGGTGCTGCTCCCTACAGTGTGGGGCCCGGCATTGTCTGCGCGCAGCAATACCTTCGTTTCGCCGCTACGTGCAACCACGGCGACGCTTACATTATGACCTTCACCAGAACAGGCTTCAACGGCTTTCTGTGCCGCTGTTTGTGCCAGGTCAAGCGGCAGGTAAGGTGCTGTTGGAAGCTCTTGAGCGAGCATTGCTGTAGGGACAAGAATTGCCGCCATCGATATGAGAAGATGTTTCATCTGGTTCTCCATAAGTTGATCATGAACCAGATTTACGAGCTGTTGTTCAAAT is a genomic window containing:
- a CDS encoding heme-binding protein: MKHLLISMAAILVPTAMLAQELPTAPYLPLDLAQTAAQKAVEACSGEGHNVSVAVVARSGETKVLLRADNAGPHTVGSSTGKAFTSASMGRDTAGLAGFIGGNPQNDGLRYMDTRLVIQAGGLPIKFNGVLVGGIGVGGAPSGDIDATCARTGLDAINAE